The following nucleotide sequence is from Chloroflexota bacterium.
CGCCCTGCATTCAGCGCACCGCTCAGAGCCGTCGGCGACTACCTGCGACGGATGCACGCGATTGCGTTCACGTTTCCTGGCTATGTCTCCAGCGAGCGGGGGCCAACCTCGCCCCTGCAGCCTGGCAAGTGGCGGCACCGCTGCTGGACAGTCGAATCGCGACAGAAACATGCCCGGGACACGCTTGAGGCAGAGGCCGGCGGGCTCTCTGTGGATGTGCGTGGGCGCATGGAACGGGCAATCGACTCCATGCCCGACCGCCTGAGGTCAAGCTACGAGCCGCCCCGCTTCGTCCATGGGGATTGCCACGCCAACACGTTCTTTCTCGTCGAGGACGGCGACGAATGGCATGTCACCGGGACCGTCGATATGGAAGTGGCATCAGCAGGCGACGCTGGTGAGGACCTCATGAAGCTGTGCGTCGAGCTCGCCGCGCTGTTGCCGGCATCCGACCGCTGGTGGGAGGCCTTGTTTGACGGCTATGGCGCCACGCCGGAGTTTGACCACATCAAGCTTCGGCTACTTGGAATGGAGCCTACGGAGTTCGCGTGGATCGACGGGTGGCCAAAGCGCTGGAATGATGTTGCCCAACACATTTTTGACGCCAGATCGTGGAAGCAACTGTTAGATCTGGGATAGCCGCGCCGAGGCGACCGCTCTTTTCCCGCACTTCATTATAGCCCCGGTTTTCCGAATCCTCGGCGGGAATCGGCACTGACGGCGGCGGCGATTGCCGTCACAGTGTTGGGGTCGTGAGGCCGTGGACAACTGAACCCAGAATCGCCGCCAACCTAGAAACATCCAGAGATTCCGAATCGGCCGCCATCGTGCGGCAAGAGCTCCGGCGACGCTGGCGCGCTGTGGCGCTTGCGTCGGGGCTCATGGTGGGTGGCGCGGCCGCCAGCATCGTTCCGGCGCTGCTGGTCGCCGCGCTGATCGATCACGCCCTGCCCGGCGGCGACCTCGGCTTAGCGGCGGTGCTCGCCGCCGGGATGGCCGGAGCGGGCCTCGCGCTGCTCGTTCTGTCGTCTATTGAGAGCTACATGCGGGCCTCGATCGGCGAAGCCGTGTCGCAGCGCCTCCGCCGGAAGGCATTCGACTGCGTCTCGTCCGCCGAACTCGTCGAGCTCGAGCAGATGCCCTCGCAGCAGCTCGTGTTTCGACTCACCAGGTCATGCGGGCGCATCGGCGAGATGTATGTATCGGAGTCGTTGCTCCCCGCGGCCTCTCACACACTGCTGCTGGTCGCCGCGCTGGCGGCCATGTTCGTCATCGCCTGGCCGCTGGGACTCATGGCCGTCGTGGTGATTCCAGTCCTGGCGCTTGGCGTCGGCCGCCTCGGATCACTTTCCACGCGTCTCGACCGAGAGTTCTTTGGGCATCTCGAGCGCGGTCAAGGATTCCTTCAGGAGGTGCTTGCCGGCATTCGCGTGGTCCGCGTGTTCGACGCCACGGCGCACGAGCGCCGGCGATGGCTTGACTGGATCCACGAGCACTGGCGCGCCAAGGCCAAAACGGTCGCCCTGCACGATGTGGTGATTGCCCGCATCGGTCCGGCCGCACAGGCGCTCGTCACCGCGGCGGCATTTGGATTTGGCGCCGTCCTCATCGCCGGCGACCACCTGTCGCTCGGCGGGCTGATCGCGGCGGCGGCGCTGGCGCCTCGGGCCTATGTGTCCGTGCAGCGCCTGCTGACGCTCCAGGGAAACCGGGCGCGCATCGACGCGGAGTATGAGCGCGTGGATGCCCTGTTCGGCCTGGCCCCGGAGCGAGTCGGCGGCAGGACACCGCCGCGGCTGCCGGCGGCTGATTCGGGATCTCGGATTGAGTTTCGGGATGTCACATTCCGCTACGCGCGGGAAGACGCGGGCGTCTTTGGCGTCTCGTTCTCGGTCCAGCCGGGTGAGTTCCTCGGCATCGTGGGGGAAACCGGCAGCGGCAAGTCGACGCTGCTGGATCTCATGGTCGGCTTCTATGCGCCGCATGAGGGAGCGGTGCATGTCGATGGGGTCGACGCGCGCGAGATCGATCTCTCGTGGCTGCGCCGGCAGGTCGGCTTTGTGCCTCAGGAGCCCAAGCTGTGGGACGCGACCATCGCCGACAATATCCGCTACCCGACGGGCACGGCCGGTGACGCGGAGTTGCGGCAGGCGCTGCGGGACGCCCAGCTCGACGACTTCCTCGCCAGACTGCCGCAAGGGCTCGAGACCATTGTTGGCGAGCTGGGCCACGGTATTTCCGCCGGCGAGAGGCAACGGATCGCCATCGCACGAGCGCTGCTGCGCGACCCGCGCCTGCTCATTCTGGACGAAGCCACGGCCTCGTTGGACGCGGCTACCGAGCGAGACCTGCGACTCGCGCTCGCATCGTCACGGCGCGGCCGCACCCTGATCGTCGTCACCCACCGCATCGAAACGGTGATGGGCGCGGATCGAATCGTCGTGATGGACCGCGGCCGGGTGCTGGAGCAGGGGACGCCAGACGAGCTGCTCCAAGCCAGCGGCCGGTTCGCCGGCTTGCGCCGGGCTCAGACAACGGACGAGGCAGCGGATCGGCCGGGCTAGTACAGACCAGGCTCAGCCCAAAGCGCCCCCGTTCTTGCGCCGCTAGCGGCCGGAAGCCCACCTGGCTCCCACGGCGGCTCGCGAGCAATCTCCCTACACGGACGCTTGTTGACCGGCGTCGCGAGGCTTGCTGGCAACGAGAAGATACGAGCCCGGGAGTTTTTGAAGACGCTCCAGATCGTCGCCGAAGCGCCAGGCAGCCGTACTTGGAAACTCTGTCAAGCGTTCAACTCGGAGCCCGGCCTGCGCCACGCTGGTGACGATGTCGCCCAGGGGCCAGGTCCAATCCCACTTCGTCTCAGGGGCGTCTTTGGCGCCGGGGAAATGGCACCACCCTGTGGACGCTTCGGGCCGCCGGTCGAAGTAATCCGCCGCGATTGTGATCGCCCCCTCCCGCACCTCGACGCGGGCGATGACCGGATGCTCCTCGCGCACGATGAGCCGTCCCGAGGGTTTGAGCAGACCGTGGATCGTCGCCGCCCAGCGGTCGAGGTCTGGCAGCCAAACGAGGGCGCCGCCGCCCGTGTAGACGATGTCAAACGACGCCGGGCGGAGCAGATCGCGAGGAAGCGCAAAGACGTCCGCGGCCACGAAGTCAGCCGGTATCCCGGCGGCTGCGGCCTTGGCGGTGGCCAGCTCGACCTGCTTCGAGCTGATGTCGACACCAGTCACCTCGGCGCCGACATTCGCCCACGAGAGCGCCTCTTCCCCGCTCCCGCACTGCAAATGGCACAGCCGCAGTCCCCGGACGTCGCCGGCGGCCTCCCGATCGCGCTTGTCGAGCACTGACCCGCCCTCGGCAAAGAAGTCCGCCGCCGGCCAAATCTTCTGGCGCTTGTCCGCAATTGCGTCCCAGGCGACGCGATTCGCGGCGGTGTAGGGGTTGCCGGGATCGCCGGATCCGTCCGGCACGGTGCTCACGCGAGATGCACCCAGCAGCCGGTGGTCAGACCGGCAGGTCGCCCTGAATCGTGGTGCGGTGCATGTGGCGCGTGTATTTCGGGTCGAATGCCGTGGCTTGGTGCAGGGTGCAGCGGTTGTCCCAAAACACAATGTCGTGCAGCCGCCACACGTGCCGGTAGACGAACTCAGGTTGCGTGGCGTGGTCGTTGAGCTCTTGCAGCAGCGCCTGGCCCTCGGCGTCGTCCATGCCGTCGATCCCGGCAACGAGCGACGGGCTCACGTACAGCGCCTTGCGACCGGTTTCCGGATGCGTGCGCACCAACGGATGTATGGCCGTGGGCACCTTGGCCGCCTGCTCCGCGGTAAGCGTGGGCCGCTCCATTGCGGATTCCTGAAACCGGCGATTGATGAAGTCGGCGTAGGAGTGCCGCAGGCGGAGCCCGCTGATCCGCTCCTTCATTTCGGGCGACAGCGTCTCGTAGGCCGAGTAGAGGTTGGCGTATAGCGTGTCGCCGCCGGTCGGCGGGATTTCTAGCGCGTAGAGCAACGATCCCAGCGAGGGGAGCCGCATGTAGGACAGGTCGCTATGCCACTCGCGCCCCGCGTCTTGCAGCCCGACGGGCACACCGTTCACGTGCTTGTTGGACAGCACCAGGACCTCGGGCTGCTCGGGCAGCAGGAACTGGTTCAACACGTGCAGCTCGAGCTTGCCGAACCGGCCGCTGAACGCCGCGTGGTCCGCCGGCGAGATCTGCTGGTCGCGGATGACTACCACGTTGTGATCCAGTAACGCCCGGTGGATCGTCTGGAACTGCTCGTCGTCGTCCGGCTGTGTGAGATCGGCGCCAATGACTTCGGCGCCGAGGGCGGGCGAAATCGGCCTGACCTCGATCGCCATGGCGCCATCTCGATTTCGGGGAGCCCCCGCGCGTTCCGCGGGAATTGGGGCGCCAATCGTAGCAGCGCCCCGCCGAAATCCGGGCTACCCCGAGGGCGCCGTCAACGGGGCCAGCAGTTCATCGGTGATGTAACGTCCCAGGCCGAAGATCTTGCGATCGGCGTACCACAGGATGCGCTCGCCGCTGTGCTCCGTGACGCTGGCGTACATCGAGAGCCACTTCATGTAGAAGGG
It contains:
- a CDS encoding TauD/TfdA family dioxygenase, whose protein sequence is MAIEVRPISPALGAEVIGADLTQPDDDEQFQTIHRALLDHNVVVIRDQQISPADHAAFSGRFGKLELHVLNQFLLPEQPEVLVLSNKHVNGVPVGLQDAGREWHSDLSYMRLPSLGSLLYALEIPPTGGDTLYANLYSAYETLSPEMKERISGLRLRHSYADFINRRFQESAMERPTLTAEQAAKVPTAIHPLVRTHPETGRKALYVSPSLVAGIDGMDDAEGQALLQELNDHATQPEFVYRHVWRLHDIVFWDNRCTLHQATAFDPKYTRHMHRTTIQGDLPV
- a CDS encoding ABC transporter ATP-binding protein, translated to MRQELRRRWRAVALASGLMVGGAAASIVPALLVAALIDHALPGGDLGLAAVLAAGMAGAGLALLVLSSIESYMRASIGEAVSQRLRRKAFDCVSSAELVELEQMPSQQLVFRLTRSCGRIGEMYVSESLLPAASHTLLLVAALAAMFVIAWPLGLMAVVVIPVLALGVGRLGSLSTRLDREFFGHLERGQGFLQEVLAGIRVVRVFDATAHERRRWLDWIHEHWRAKAKTVALHDVVIARIGPAAQALVTAAAFGFGAVLIAGDHLSLGGLIAAAALAPRAYVSVQRLLTLQGNRARIDAEYERVDALFGLAPERVGGRTPPRLPAADSGSRIEFRDVTFRYAREDAGVFGVSFSVQPGEFLGIVGETGSGKSTLLDLMVGFYAPHEGAVHVDGVDAREIDLSWLRRQVGFVPQEPKLWDATIADNIRYPTGTAGDAELRQALRDAQLDDFLARLPQGLETIVGELGHGISAGERQRIAIARALLRDPRLLILDEATASLDAATERDLRLALASSRRGRTLIVVTHRIETVMGADRIVVMDRGRVLEQGTPDELLQASGRFAGLRRAQTTDEAADRPG
- a CDS encoding aminoglycoside phosphotransferase family protein; its protein translation is MSGPIGIELVHERNHVWRLVCQAGSFFLKTHTKSWYAAHGDSHAFPVIHESGAWRCLGAHRLATPEVVAAEMGTANPLGRPFLLTRELAGQSLGAVLRERPAFSAPLRAVGDYLRRMHAIAFTFPGYVSSERGPTSPLQPGKWRHRCWTVESRQKHARDTLEAEAGGLSVDVRGRMERAIDSMPDRLRSSYEPPRFVHGDCHANTFFLVEDGDEWHVTGTVDMEVASAGDAGEDLMKLCVELAALLPASDRWWEALFDGYGATPEFDHIKLRLLGMEPTEFAWIDGWPKRWNDVAQHIFDARSWKQLLDLG
- a CDS encoding methyltransferase domain-containing protein, which gives rise to MSTVPDGSGDPGNPYTAANRVAWDAIADKRQKIWPAADFFAEGGSVLDKRDREAAGDVRGLRLCHLQCGSGEEALSWANVGAEVTGVDISSKQVELATAKAAAAGIPADFVAADVFALPRDLLRPASFDIVYTGGGALVWLPDLDRWAATIHGLLKPSGRLIVREEHPVIARVEVREGAITIAADYFDRRPEASTGWCHFPGAKDAPETKWDWTWPLGDIVTSVAQAGLRVERLTEFPSTAAWRFGDDLERLQKLPGSYLLVASKPRDAGQQASV